A DNA window from Methanooceanicella nereidis contains the following coding sequences:
- the hypA gene encoding hydrogenase maturation nickel metallochaperone HypA: protein MHELSIATDLINAAIATAQQNNAKQVLSVTVEVGEMAMVNPEQLIFMYEVLTEENMLKGSKLNLVKVPAVAKCESCGYEGPVEDKYTCSCPKCSKTLKLIAGRDISLKNMEIEV, encoded by the coding sequence ATGCACGAGCTAAGCATAGCGACGGACCTTATCAACGCAGCCATAGCCACGGCTCAGCAGAACAATGCAAAGCAGGTGCTGAGCGTCACCGTCGAGGTCGGGGAAATGGCCATGGTGAACCCCGAACAGCTTATCTTCATGTATGAGGTCCTGACCGAGGAGAATATGCTGAAAGGATCGAAGCTGAACCTCGTTAAAGTCCCGGCAGTGGCAAAATGCGAAAGCTGCGGCTATGAAGGGCCTGTAGAGGATAAATACACTTGCTCGTGTCCGAAATGCAGTAAGACGCTCAAGCTCATAGCGGGTAGAGACATCAGTCTAAAAAATATGGAGATAGAGGTATAA
- a CDS encoding HypC/HybG/HupF family hydrogenase formation chaperone — MCLAVVAQLKEIKENTAVADFGGLTQEVRIDLLENPKVDDWVLVHTGFAIQQIDEKEALETLRLLEEIAKMDEEQ, encoded by the coding sequence ATGTGTCTTGCAGTCGTTGCTCAATTAAAAGAGATCAAGGAGAATACAGCGGTAGCCGATTTCGGAGGCCTCACCCAGGAAGTAAGAATAGACCTCCTCGAAAACCCGAAGGTCGATGATTGGGTCCTGGTCCATACAGGGTTCGCTATTCAGCAAATAGATGAGAAAGAAGCGCTGGAAACGTTAAGGTTGCTCGAAGAGATAGCAAAAATGGACGAGGAACAGTAA
- a CDS encoding Nre family DNA repair protein yields the protein MDKQVTFNAGYGESRKESLCSRCKGFMALCGKKVCPILIKSKTYLDLESLKSTNIAGSAPPAVFVGSFGYPKVIAGPLIPPVCGDTMHMDSEHWIGSSFDDILRYRFQLVRSKSVIDIHSASDPSGILEKVQEMVLSDRSVDTEASFEKKPDTRVAFSAREAPSGPSASLKDLTIVDNPSVPRKVDRVTSDTDYKAAPGVVELFESGVDQRQITRLFSVGLLGQKENRRLVPTGWSITAVDDIVGKGLADGVKYYPTIDQYMVFGAEALANNVRILLTPTTWMFEALELWHMSAPNYHVDADFEFYEGRKTYASNTAGAYYASRLPVLEYLDGIRRQAGAIAFLEVKNDWIPLGVWRFRELAREAMNSVPECFDTLDKAINSISSKIYTPMSPWLNASTLYRYLRQQKRLFDFF from the coding sequence GTGGATAAGCAAGTCACTTTTAATGCCGGCTACGGGGAGAGCAGAAAAGAGTCTCTCTGCTCCAGATGTAAGGGATTCATGGCCTTATGCGGCAAGAAGGTCTGCCCTATCCTCATAAAATCCAAAACCTATCTTGACCTTGAATCCTTAAAGAGCACGAATATCGCCGGTTCGGCGCCTCCGGCAGTATTCGTCGGAAGCTTCGGGTATCCAAAGGTCATCGCAGGCCCGCTCATACCGCCCGTATGCGGGGATACAATGCACATGGACTCGGAACACTGGATCGGCTCCAGCTTTGACGATATTCTCCGGTACCGGTTCCAGCTCGTGAGAAGTAAGTCCGTGATCGATATACACAGCGCGTCGGACCCCTCAGGCATCCTGGAAAAAGTGCAGGAAATGGTGCTTTCGGATAGGTCCGTGGACACCGAGGCATCTTTTGAGAAAAAGCCCGATACAAGGGTAGCATTTTCAGCACGTGAGGCACCATCGGGCCCTTCAGCCTCCCTTAAAGATCTCACCATCGTCGATAACCCTTCAGTCCCGCGTAAAGTGGACAGGGTGACATCCGACACCGACTATAAAGCCGCGCCGGGTGTCGTTGAGCTGTTCGAAAGCGGGGTTGACCAGAGACAGATCACCCGGTTATTCTCGGTGGGACTTCTGGGACAAAAGGAGAACAGGAGGCTGGTGCCCACAGGATGGAGCATAACCGCGGTTGATGATATCGTGGGAAAAGGACTTGCTGACGGCGTAAAATACTATCCTACAATAGACCAGTATATGGTCTTTGGAGCGGAAGCGCTGGCAAATAATGTGAGAATATTATTGACACCCACGACGTGGATGTTCGAAGCGCTTGAGCTCTGGCATATGAGCGCGCCCAACTATCATGTCGACGCAGATTTCGAGTTTTATGAAGGTAGAAAGACCTATGCTTCGAATACGGCGGGAGCTTACTATGCGTCCAGGCTGCCTGTACTGGAATACCTCGATGGTATCCGAAGGCAGGCGGGAGCGATAGCTTTCCTTGAAGTGAAGAATGACTGGATACCGCTGGGAGTGTGGCGGTTCAGGGAACTTGCCAGGGAAGCTATGAACTCGGTCCCGGAGTGCTTTGACACTCTGGACAAGGCTATAAACTCAATATCCTCGAAAATATACACGCCTATGTCGCCATGGCTTAACGCCAGTACGCTTTACAGGTATCTGCGCCAGCAGAAAAGGCTCTTTGATTTCTTTTAA